One genomic segment of Brevinematia bacterium includes these proteins:
- the rbfA gene encoding 30S ribosome-binding factor RbfA, whose translation MAKEIRVKKMSSFLQEEISEIIHNNLRDENIKGVVSVFDVELSKDLRYATVKLSVMVNSENELKNTVKALIRAKSFVRRKLSKTLKTAYAPELYFEFIDLSRSMKVYEILKGIERHGENDRY comes from the coding sequence ATGGCAAAAGAAATAAGGGTGAAGAAGATGTCTTCTTTTCTACAGGAGGAGATATCCGAGATAATTCACAACAACCTTAGGGATGAGAATATAAAGGGAGTTGTGAGTGTGTTTGATGTTGAATTGTCAAAAGATCTTAGGTATGCTACTGTGAAGCTAAGTGTAATGGTTAATTCGGAGAATGAGCTTAAGAACACTGTGAAGGCGTTGATAAGAGCAAAAAGTTTTGTTAGAAGGAAGCTTTCAAAAACTTTAAAAACAGCATACGCTCCCGAATTATATTTTGAATTCATAGATCTTTCTAGGTCTATGAAGGTTTATGAAATCTTAAAGGGGATAGAAAGGCATGGGGAAAATGATAGATACTAA